The following coding sequences are from one Dama dama isolate Ldn47 chromosome 8, ASM3311817v1, whole genome shotgun sequence window:
- the MARCKSL1 gene encoding MARCKS-related protein → MGSQSSKAPRGDVTAEEAAGASPAKVNGQENGHVKSNGDLSPKGEGESPPVNGTEEAAGATGDAIEPAPPSQGAEAKGEVPPKETPKKKKKFSFKKPFKLSGLSFKRNRKEGGGDSSASSPTEEEQEQGEISACGEEGTAQEGKAAATPESQEPQAKGAEASAAAKGGDAEEAGPQAAEPSTPSGPESDPAPASEQNE, encoded by the exons ATGGGCAGCCAGAGCTCCAAGGCTCCCCGGGGCGACGTGACCGCCGAGGAGGCAGCAGGCGCTTCCCCCGCCAAGGTCAACGGACAG GAGAACGGCCACGTGAAAAGCAATGGAGACTTATCCCCCAAAGGTGAAGGGGAATCGCCCCCCGTGAACGGAACAGAGGAGGCAGCGGGGGccactggtgatgccatcgaaccagcACCCCCTAGCCAGGGCGCTGAGGCTAAGGGGGAGGTCCCCCCCAAGGAGAcccccaagaagaagaagaaattctcTTTCAAGAAGCCTTTCAAATTGAGCGGCCTGTCCTTCAAGAGAAATCGGAAGGAGGGTGGGGGTGATTCATCTGCCTCCTCACCCACAGAGGAAGAGCAGGAGCAGGGGGAGATCAGTGCCTGCGGCGAGGAGGGCACTGCCCAGGAAGGGAAGGCTGCTGCCACCCCCGAGAGCCAGGAGCCCCAGGCCAAAGGTGCAGAGGCCAGCGCTGCCGCCAAGGGAGGAGACGCAGAAGAGGCAGGGCCCCAGGCCGCAGAGCCATCCACTCCCTCGGGGCCAGAGAGTGACCCTGCACCGGCCAGCGAGCAGAATGAGTAg